Proteins from a single region of Candidatus Binatia bacterium:
- a CDS encoding arsinothricin resistance N-acetyltransferase ArsN1 family A: MTESPTVRRAALGDLEAIRRIYNEGIEDRVATLDVEPKSPAEIDAWWRDRDESYAVLVATESAAVVGWASLNRFSHRCAHSAIADLSVYVARTHRGRGIGAALLRRLEGEARAGGFRKIVLHALDSNEHGKQLYRKCGFREVGVFERHGVVDGGFADVVAMEKLL, translated from the coding sequence GTGACCGAGTCGCCCACCGTTCGCCGCGCCGCGCTCGGCGATCTGGAAGCGATCCGGCGCATCTACAACGAGGGCATCGAGGACCGCGTCGCGACGCTAGATGTCGAGCCGAAATCGCCTGCCGAGATCGACGCCTGGTGGCGCGATCGCGACGAGAGCTACGCCGTGCTCGTCGCGACCGAGTCGGCGGCGGTCGTCGGATGGGCGTCGCTGAATCGTTTCTCGCACCGTTGCGCGCACTCGGCGATCGCGGATCTCTCCGTATACGTCGCACGCACGCATCGGGGCCGCGGCATCGGCGCGGCGCTGCTGCGCCGGCTCGAAGGAGAGGCGCGAGCCGGCGGATTTCGCAAGATCGTGCTGCACGCGCTCGACTCCAACGAACACGGCAAGCAGCTCTACCGGAAGTGTGGATTTCGCGAGGTCGGCGTGTTCGAGCGGCACGGCGTCGTCGACGGCGGCTTCGCCGACGTCGTGGCTATGGAAAAGCTGCTCTAG
- the galE gene encoding UDP-glucose 4-epimerase GalE translates to MTSEGSVLVTGGAGYVGSHFVARLEDEQRSYVVLDDLSRGRAEFVPASRLVRGDIADEAVVERVCRECGVDVVVHFAAFAYVAESVANPSLYYENNVAKTIALLRAVSRAGVRRFVFSSSCATYGDTPSGLSISENTPQVPLNPYGRTKLIVEQILNDYGSAYGFRSVALRYFNAAGASEKHALYEQHDPETHLIPLAIAAAVGSETLDVFGRDYPTPDGTCIRDYVHVDDLADAHVRAVDRLRAGGASLRANLGIGHGASVLDVVAAVGSATGRDVRLRFVRRRHGDAAILVANADLARHELGWEARYRTISDIVRTALEGYRRARAAFP, encoded by the coding sequence TTGACGAGCGAAGGCTCCGTCCTGGTTACGGGCGGGGCCGGCTACGTCGGCTCGCACTTCGTCGCGCGACTCGAGGACGAGCAGCGCAGCTACGTCGTGCTGGACGACCTTTCGCGCGGCCGCGCGGAGTTCGTTCCGGCGAGCCGGCTGGTACGCGGCGACATCGCCGACGAGGCGGTCGTCGAGCGGGTCTGCCGAGAATGCGGCGTCGACGTCGTCGTGCACTTCGCGGCATTTGCCTACGTCGCCGAGTCCGTTGCCAACCCGTCGCTCTACTACGAGAACAACGTTGCCAAGACGATCGCGCTGCTGCGCGCCGTGAGCCGCGCGGGCGTGCGGCGATTCGTGTTTTCGTCGTCCTGCGCGACGTACGGCGATACGCCGTCCGGTCTCTCGATCTCGGAAAACACGCCTCAGGTTCCGCTCAATCCTTACGGCCGCACTAAGCTCATCGTCGAGCAGATCCTAAACGATTACGGTTCCGCGTACGGCTTCCGCTCCGTGGCGCTGCGCTATTTCAACGCCGCCGGGGCCAGCGAGAAGCATGCGCTCTACGAGCAGCACGATCCGGAGACCCACCTCATACCGCTCGCGATCGCCGCTGCGGTCGGATCCGAAACGCTCGACGTGTTTGGCCGCGACTACCCGACCCCCGATGGCACGTGCATCCGCGACTACGTGCACGTCGACGACCTTGCCGACGCGCACGTGCGGGCCGTCGATCGGCTTCGCGCCGGCGGCGCGTCGTTACGCGCGAATCTCGGCATCGGCCACGGCGCCTCGGTCTTGGACGTCGTCGCGGCCGTGGGCTCCGCGACGGGACGAGATGTGCGCCTCCGCTTCGTGCGCAGACGGCACGGCGATGCCGCGATCCTCGTCGCGAACGCCGACCTCGCCCGCCACGAGCTCGGGTGGGAGGCTCGTTACCGCACCATTTCGGACATCGTGCGCACGGCGCTCGAGGGATATCGCCGCGCTAGAGCAGCTTTTCCATAG
- a CDS encoding glycosyltransferase yields MRVLVLGYIVRGPLGGHAWHHLQYVLGLERLGHDVYFLEDSDDFESCYDPTTHEMTADPAFGLSFARSAFERVGLKDRWAYYDAHTATWHGPTAHKALELCRTAEVCLNVSGVNPLREWLQRVPLRVLIDTDPAFTQVRHLIDPRALRLASLHNAFATFGENIGQPDCTIPCDGLPWQATRQPIVLDAWPVTPGPRDGNFSTMMQWESYPSLRYDGREYGMKSLSFAPYFDLPAQVDSRLELALGGSTAPRARLASSGWIVRDPYELSSDPWVYQRFIQACMAEFSVAKQGYVATASGWFSDRSAEYLASGRPVVTQETGFSRWLQTGSGVFAFASPEEARAGIERVSRDYEKHCRAARAVAEEYFDARRVLPSLLERAAAAAPAA; encoded by the coding sequence GTGCGCGTACTCGTGCTCGGGTATATCGTGCGCGGTCCCCTCGGCGGGCACGCGTGGCATCACCTTCAGTACGTGCTGGGGCTCGAGCGTCTCGGTCACGACGTGTACTTTCTGGAAGACAGCGACGATTTCGAATCTTGTTACGACCCGACGACGCACGAGATGACCGCCGACCCCGCTTTCGGTCTGAGCTTCGCCCGCTCCGCGTTCGAGCGCGTGGGCCTAAAAGATCGCTGGGCATATTACGACGCGCATACGGCAACGTGGCATGGCCCGACCGCGCACAAGGCGTTGGAGCTATGTCGTACGGCCGAGGTGTGTTTGAATGTCTCGGGCGTGAATCCGCTGCGCGAATGGCTGCAGCGGGTGCCGCTGCGCGTGCTGATCGACACCGATCCGGCGTTCACCCAAGTGCGCCACCTGATCGATCCACGCGCGCTGCGGCTGGCGTCGCTTCACAACGCCTTCGCGACGTTTGGGGAAAACATCGGCCAGCCGGACTGCACGATTCCGTGCGACGGACTGCCTTGGCAGGCGACGCGGCAGCCCATCGTGCTCGACGCCTGGCCCGTCACCCCGGGGCCGCGCGACGGAAACTTCTCCACGATGATGCAGTGGGAGAGCTACCCGTCGTTGCGTTACGACGGGCGCGAGTACGGCATGAAGTCGCTGTCTTTCGCGCCCTACTTCGATCTGCCCGCGCAGGTTGATTCGCGGCTCGAGCTCGCGCTCGGTGGATCCACGGCTCCGCGCGCACGCCTCGCATCGAGCGGCTGGATCGTGCGCGATCCGTACGAGCTGTCGTCGGATCCCTGGGTCTACCAGCGTTTCATTCAGGCGTGCATGGCCGAGTTCAGCGTGGCGAAGCAGGGTTACGTTGCAACGGCCAGCGGCTGGTTCAGCGATCGCAGCGCCGAGTACCTCGCCAGCGGCCGTCCCGTCGTCACCCAGGAAACGGGATTTTCGCGCTGGCTCCAAACGGGGAGCGGCGTTTTCGCGTTTGCCTCGCCGGAGGAGGCGCGCGCCGGGATCGAGCGAGTCTCACGGGACTACGAGAAGCATTGCCGAGCCGCGCGCGCCGTCGCAGAAGAGTATTTCGACGCGCGCCGCGTGCTGCCGTCGCTGCTCGAGAGGGCCGCAGCCGCGGCGCCCGCCGCTTGA
- a CDS encoding ABC transporter ATP-binding protein codes for MTTHPTADRRVFARIVEFARPYWLKIAGTFVLSLAVVPLTLLTPFPLKVVVDSVIGSKSLPPLLDASLRWIGGGAYVVLAAMALLLVAITLLLYAQGMAVWLASTYLGERLVLDFRAALFRHAQRLSLSYHDRTGTTDSVFRIQYDAECFQHVLIDGLIPMLSALMTAVAVVIVTAWLNWQLALVSLVVCPILYFITGRFGRRLRGRWYEVKDIESSAMSIVQEALSAGRVVKSFGREEHEQRRFLSRASRRLWGQLDIAWLQSKFDLAIGVTVAAGTAAVLFLGVVQVKGGHLSTGELLMILAYQAQVYLPLKTISKKIGDLQSGIASAGRAFSLLDELPEVRERPHARRLERARGAFVFDDVSFAYEPGHDVLRRIRLEIEPGSRVGIAGKTGAGKTTFVSLLTRFYDPTAGAILLDGVDLRDYKLADLRSQFAIVLQDTMLFSSSIRENIAYGRPEASEEEIVNAARQANAHDFISALPDGYGTEVGERGMRLSGGERQRVSIARAFLKDAPIILLDEPTSALDLATEAAIVDAMERLMVDRTVFLIAHRPTTLEHCNVRLELRDGSLRVREVA; via the coding sequence GTGACCACGCATCCGACCGCGGACCGCCGCGTATTCGCACGCATCGTCGAATTCGCGCGGCCTTACTGGCTCAAAATCGCCGGCACGTTCGTCCTGAGTCTGGCGGTCGTGCCGCTCACGCTGTTGACGCCTTTCCCGCTGAAGGTCGTCGTCGACAGCGTGATCGGCTCGAAGTCGCTGCCGCCGCTCCTCGACGCGTCGCTGCGTTGGATCGGCGGCGGCGCTTACGTCGTGCTGGCGGCAATGGCGCTGTTGCTCGTGGCGATCACGCTGCTGCTCTACGCGCAGGGAATGGCCGTCTGGCTCGCGTCGACGTATCTGGGCGAGCGACTGGTGCTCGACTTCCGGGCGGCGCTCTTCCGGCACGCGCAGCGCTTATCGCTTTCCTATCACGATCGGACGGGCACCACCGATTCAGTCTTTCGGATCCAGTACGACGCTGAGTGCTTCCAGCACGTCTTGATCGATGGTCTGATTCCGATGCTGAGCGCGCTGATGACGGCCGTCGCGGTCGTGATCGTCACCGCGTGGCTGAACTGGCAGTTAGCGCTCGTCTCGCTCGTCGTCTGCCCGATCCTGTACTTCATCACGGGGCGCTTCGGGCGGCGACTGCGCGGGCGCTGGTACGAGGTCAAGGACATCGAGAGTTCCGCGATGTCGATCGTTCAGGAGGCTCTGTCGGCCGGCCGCGTCGTCAAGTCGTTCGGACGGGAGGAGCACGAGCAGCGCCGTTTCCTTAGTCGCGCGAGCAGGCGCCTGTGGGGGCAGCTCGACATCGCCTGGCTGCAATCCAAATTCGATCTCGCGATCGGCGTGACGGTGGCGGCGGGAACGGCCGCGGTGCTCTTCCTCGGGGTCGTCCAAGTCAAGGGCGGGCATCTCTCGACGGGGGAGCTGCTGATGATCCTCGCGTACCAAGCGCAAGTCTATCTGCCGCTGAAGACCATTAGCAAAAAGATCGGCGACCTGCAAAGCGGGATCGCCAGCGCCGGCCGTGCGTTCTCGCTCCTCGACGAGCTGCCGGAGGTGCGCGAAAGACCGCACGCACGGCGGCTCGAGCGGGCACGTGGGGCCTTCGTCTTCGACGACGTCTCGTTCGCCTACGAGCCCGGGCACGACGTCTTGCGCCGCATACGGCTTGAGATCGAGCCCGGCAGCCGCGTCGGCATTGCGGGCAAGACCGGCGCCGGGAAGACAACGTTCGTGAGCCTGCTCACGCGTTTCTACGACCCGACGGCAGGAGCGATCTTGTTGGACGGCGTCGACCTGCGCGACTATAAGCTCGCCGATCTCCGCAGCCAGTTCGCGATCGTGTTGCAAGACACGATGCTGTTTTCGAGCAGCATTCGCGAGAACATCGCGTACGGCAGGCCGGAGGCGAGCGAAGAGGAGATCGTTAACGCCGCGCGCCAGGCAAACGCCCACGACTTCATCTCCGCGCTGCCGGACGGTTACGGCACGGAGGTCGGCGAGCGCGGCATGCGCCTCTCCGGCGGCGAGCGCCAGCGCGTCTCGATCGCGCGTGCGTTCTTGAAGGACGCCCCGATCATTTTGCTCGACGAGCCGACGAGCGCGCTCGATCTCGCGACCGAGGCCGCCATCGTCGATGCGATGGAACGCCTGATGGTCGATCGCACCGTCTTCTTGATCGCGCACCGGCCGACGACGCTGGAGCACTGCAACGTCCGCTTGGAACTGCGCGACGGAAGCCTGCGGGTGCGGGAGGTTGCTTAA
- a CDS encoding sulfotransferase has protein sequence MNSRAVVVVGMHRSGTSAVARGLAALSVYLGDNFFDAQPDNPTGYWEDKSIVAINQRVLEELRLRWDDTPLIGAERFEHHRIRLQRIKAVRYLKDAFADRPLWGFKDPRTIRLLPFWRAALRERGADDAYVIAIRHPRSVAASLFRRQEIAPPKAQRLWLVHMVPFLHELEGRPLVVVDYDLLARDPRAQLERITQRLDLPRDEAVPRELDRFTRGFFDESLRHSVFSTTDFEANTDVARLTQTAYLLLHDLATDRQAGTERFWPAWKQVQLDLEALPHEA, from the coding sequence TTGAATTCGCGCGCCGTCGTCGTGGTCGGAATGCATCGGAGCGGCACGAGCGCGGTTGCACGCGGGCTGGCGGCTCTGTCCGTCTACCTCGGGGATAACTTCTTCGATGCGCAGCCGGACAACCCGACCGGCTACTGGGAAGACAAATCCATCGTCGCGATCAACCAGCGGGTTCTCGAAGAGCTGCGGCTGCGCTGGGACGACACGCCGCTGATCGGCGCCGAGCGATTCGAACACCACCGGATTCGGCTGCAGCGCATCAAAGCGGTACGCTATCTGAAGGATGCCTTCGCCGACCGTCCACTGTGGGGCTTTAAGGACCCGCGCACGATCAGGCTGCTGCCGTTTTGGCGGGCGGCGCTGCGCGAGCGGGGCGCCGACGATGCTTACGTGATCGCGATTCGGCATCCGCGCAGCGTCGCGGCGTCGCTGTTCCGCCGCCAAGAGATCGCGCCGCCGAAGGCCCAGCGCCTGTGGCTCGTCCACATGGTGCCGTTTCTCCACGAGCTCGAGGGCAGGCCGTTGGTCGTGGTCGACTACGATCTGCTCGCGCGCGACCCGCGCGCTCAGCTCGAGCGGATCACGCAGCGGCTCGACTTGCCGCGGGACGAGGCGGTCCCGCGAGAGCTCGATCGTTTCACTCGAGGCTTCTTCGACGAGAGCCTGCGGCACAGCGTCTTCTCGACGACCGACTTCGAGGCTAACACCGACGTGGCGCGCCTGACGCAGACCGCGTACCTCCTGCTCCACGATCTCGCAACGGATCGGCAAGCCGGCACCGAGCGGTTCTGGCCGGCCTGGAAGCAAGTCCAGCTCGACCTCGAGGCGCTGCCTCACGAAGCGTGA
- a CDS encoding ChbG/HpnK family deacetylase, giving the protein MKYLIVNADDFGASRGINRAILELHELGVVTSTSLMMTMPAAADAVRTARRAPCLGVGLHATLTDEEGSQLVDFDDADLCAQAIQTQIDVFSSCLGHPPTHLDAHQNVHRDARLAPIFKEIARRCELPLREHSPARYFSSFYGQWDGEPHPEQIGIDNLLRMLEIELGGGVLELSCHPGYTGDDFTSPYDGERELELRTLSDPRLREFFRARDVKLIDFRDAYAADHAS; this is encoded by the coding sequence GTGAAATACTTAATCGTTAACGCCGACGACTTCGGGGCAAGCCGCGGGATCAATCGCGCGATCCTCGAGCTCCACGAGCTCGGCGTGGTCACGAGCACGAGCCTGATGATGACGATGCCGGCGGCGGCCGACGCCGTGCGGACGGCGCGCCGAGCTCCGTGTCTCGGCGTGGGACTGCATGCGACGCTCACCGACGAAGAGGGTAGCCAACTCGTCGATTTCGACGACGCCGATCTTTGCGCCCAAGCGATCCAGACGCAGATCGACGTCTTCTCGTCGTGCCTCGGCCACCCGCCGACGCACCTCGACGCGCACCAAAACGTGCATCGCGACGCGCGTCTGGCACCGATCTTCAAGGAAATCGCGAGACGCTGCGAGTTACCGCTGCGCGAGCACTCGCCGGCACGCTACTTCTCGAGCTTCTACGGTCAATGGGATGGCGAGCCGCATCCCGAGCAGATCGGCATCGACAACCTGCTACGCATGCTCGAAATCGAGTTGGGCGGCGGCGTCCTGGAGCTGAGCTGTCATCCCGGCTATACCGGTGACGATTTCACCTCGCCGTATGACGGCGAGCGCGAGCTGGAGCTGCGGACGCTCTCGGATCCGCGCTTACGCGAATTTTTCCGTGCGCGCGACGTGAAGCTGATCGACTTTCGCGACGCGTACGCAGCGGATCACGCTTCGTGA
- a CDS encoding glycosyltransferase, protein MSTALSTAANPSERLASRGKFLFAGDAKFYVRGTTYGTFALDQDGRERFDPAVVDRDFALMSRNGLNAVRTYTAPPRWLLDAASRYGLRVMVGIPWEQHVAFLDDADRSKRIERRVREYASECAGHPAILCYAVGNEIPGPVVRWLGPRRVERFLERLYRAVKTEDAEALVTYVNYPTTEYLELPFLDLVAFNVYLETQHRFEAYLARLQHIAGDRPLVMAEVGLDSRRHGERAQAVVLDRQLRSIFESGCAGAFAFAWTDEWHRGGYAIEDWDFGLTRRDRTPKPALAAVREAYSSVPYRPGERWPRVSVIVCAFNAQDTIAQCLDGLRDVEYPNFEVIVVNDGSTDATGTIAARYPVRLIATPNRGLSNARNTGLEAAQGEIVAYLDSDAFPDPNWLQYLAAAFRDSTFAGIGGPNLAPPKLGRIAECFDNAPGGPAHVLLSDREAEHIPGCNMAFRRESLVAIGGFDPALRVAGDDVDVCWRLQARGWTLGFSPGAMVWHHRRTTLRSYWKQQRGYGRAEALLEKKWPEKYNELGHLSWGGRIYAKGVPQALGLRPQRIYHGLWGSAPYQSLERSVPNAFASLPLMPEWYLAILALAGLSLLGALWTPLLWALPAFAVATLLPIWQAALAGRKAVFETRSASTLDSLRRRGLVGFLHLVQPLARLFGRIQYGLTLWRSPVTFALWRGWPRDESIWNEHWRSGSSLLEELEAALRESGAVTTRGDDYDAWDLEVRSGTLGSARASMLVEEHGAGKQLVRLRARPRYSAGAIAAVLILCGLAIAAGRDGAWAACAILAAFALAIAIRTAQECAAAMTRIGDAIGKLREILNR, encoded by the coding sequence TTGAGTACGGCTCTTTCCACTGCCGCCAATCCGTCGGAACGCCTCGCATCTCGCGGTAAGTTCCTCTTTGCCGGCGACGCGAAGTTCTACGTGCGCGGAACGACCTACGGGACGTTCGCACTCGACCAAGATGGGCGCGAACGCTTCGATCCGGCCGTGGTGGACCGCGACTTTGCGCTCATGTCACGCAACGGCCTCAACGCCGTGCGCACGTATACCGCTCCGCCCCGCTGGCTGCTCGACGCTGCTTCGCGCTACGGGCTGCGCGTTATGGTCGGGATCCCGTGGGAGCAGCACGTCGCGTTCCTCGACGATGCCGACAGGTCCAAACGTATCGAGCGCCGAGTGCGAGAGTACGCGAGCGAGTGCGCGGGGCACCCGGCCATCCTTTGTTATGCCGTCGGCAACGAGATCCCGGGGCCGGTCGTGCGCTGGCTGGGGCCGCGCCGCGTCGAGCGGTTCCTCGAGCGACTGTATCGCGCCGTCAAGACGGAAGATGCCGAAGCGCTCGTCACGTACGTGAACTATCCCACGACCGAATACTTGGAACTCCCGTTCCTCGACCTGGTCGCGTTCAATGTCTACCTCGAGACGCAGCACAGGTTCGAAGCGTACCTCGCGCGCTTGCAGCACATCGCCGGAGACCGCCCGCTCGTCATGGCGGAGGTCGGTCTCGACAGCCGGCGGCACGGCGAGAGGGCGCAGGCCGTCGTCCTCGATCGGCAGCTGCGCAGCATCTTCGAATCGGGCTGTGCGGGAGCGTTTGCGTTCGCGTGGACCGACGAGTGGCATCGAGGGGGTTACGCGATCGAAGACTGGGACTTCGGCTTGACCCGGCGCGATCGCACGCCGAAGCCGGCGCTGGCGGCCGTTCGCGAAGCATATTCCTCCGTGCCGTACCGGCCCGGCGAGCGTTGGCCGCGCGTATCCGTCATCGTCTGCGCCTTCAACGCGCAGGACACGATCGCCCAATGTCTCGATGGCCTGCGTGACGTCGAATACCCGAACTTCGAGGTCATCGTCGTCAACGACGGCTCGACCGATGCTACGGGCACGATCGCGGCGCGTTATCCCGTGCGCCTCATCGCGACGCCGAACCGCGGCTTGAGCAACGCGCGCAACACCGGGCTCGAGGCCGCGCAGGGCGAGATCGTCGCCTACCTCGATAGCGACGCGTTCCCCGATCCGAACTGGCTGCAGTATTTGGCCGCCGCGTTTCGCGATTCGACGTTTGCGGGAATCGGCGGTCCGAATTTGGCGCCGCCCAAACTCGGCCGCATCGCGGAGTGCTTCGACAATGCTCCGGGCGGACCGGCGCACGTGTTGCTCTCCGATCGCGAGGCCGAGCATATCCCGGGCTGTAATATGGCGTTCCGCCGCGAGAGCCTCGTGGCCATCGGCGGCTTCGATCCGGCGCTGCGCGTCGCCGGCGATGACGTCGACGTCTGTTGGCGCCTACAGGCGCGCGGCTGGACCCTGGGCTTCAGTCCCGGAGCGATGGTATGGCACCATCGCCGAACGACGCTGCGCTCGTATTGGAAGCAGCAGCGCGGGTACGGACGCGCCGAGGCACTGCTCGAAAAGAAGTGGCCCGAAAAATATAACGAGCTCGGACATCTGTCATGGGGTGGACGCATCTACGCGAAGGGCGTGCCACAAGCGCTCGGACTTCGCCCGCAGCGGATCTATCACGGGTTGTGGGGGAGCGCGCCGTATCAGTCCCTCGAACGATCCGTGCCGAACGCGTTCGCGTCGCTGCCGCTGATGCCCGAGTGGTACTTGGCGATCCTCGCGCTGGCCGGCTTGTCTCTACTGGGCGCGCTGTGGACGCCGCTGCTTTGGGCGCTGCCGGCGTTCGCCGTCGCGACCTTGCTGCCGATATGGCAGGCGGCGCTGGCAGGCAGGAAGGCCGTGTTCGAGACGCGTTCGGCCTCCACTCTGGACTCGCTTCGCCGCAGGGGGCTGGTAGGGTTCTTGCATCTGGTTCAGCCGCTCGCGCGCCTCTTCGGAAGGATACAGTACGGCCTCACGCTATGGCGTTCACCCGTGACGTTTGCGTTGTGGAGAGGTTGGCCCCGCGACGAATCGATTTGGAACGAGCACTGGCGTAGCGGCTCGTCGCTGCTCGAGGAGCTCGAAGCCGCACTACGCGAGAGCGGCGCCGTTACAACCCGCGGCGACGACTATGACGCTTGGGATCTCGAGGTTCGTTCCGGCACGCTCGGGTCGGCGCGCGCCTCGATGCTCGTCGAGGAGCATGGTGCCGGTAAGCAACTCGTGCGACTTCGCGCGCGGCCACGCTATTCTGCCGGCGCCATCGCCGCCGTGTTGATCTTGTGCGGGCTCGCAATCGCTGCAGGGCGCGACGGCGCATGGGCCGCCTGCGCGATACTCGCTGCCTTTGCGCTCGCGATTGCAATTCGCACCGCTCAAGAATGCGCCGCGGCCATGACTCGCATCGGTGACGCCATCGGGAAACTTCGTGAAATACTTAATCGTTAA
- a CDS encoding UDP-glucose/GDP-mannose dehydrogenase family protein, translating to MRTINPRKIAIIGTGYVGTANAVGFAELGCHVVGFDTNVERIRLLQGGVPPYREDGLAELLRRHLVRERLEFVADLSSAIRDAAFIIISVGTPSRDDGSADLSALELVIDQLSRVATRRSTVIVLRSTVPPGTSDRMAERLPDGLELLYCPEFLREGSAVYDFLNPDRTIVGAESDTAAAAYAELLKDVDAPVMVATRRDAELVKGASNAFLALKISFANEIANLCGQMDADARAVLRGIGYDRRIGEAYLTPGIGFGGPCFEKDVLSLEHVARHNGSPSHLLRATLRVNELQPRKIVDMLEEELGALRGLHIGVWGLAFKAGTDDLRSSLALRILADLDVRGATAIAYDPAIERAELPGGAVLAGSAADAACADALLVLTEWPEFCDVAPSVLAASLRRRVVVDGRNLLDGEELARCGIRYRGVGLAASPDAVEWEAAAGGRR from the coding sequence TTGCGCACCATTAATCCTCGCAAAATTGCAATCATCGGAACCGGCTACGTAGGAACGGCCAACGCGGTCGGATTCGCCGAGCTCGGCTGTCACGTCGTGGGTTTCGATACGAATGTAGAGCGCATCCGTTTATTGCAAGGCGGCGTTCCGCCTTACCGGGAAGACGGTCTAGCCGAGCTTTTGCGACGACATCTCGTGCGCGAGCGGCTCGAGTTCGTCGCCGATTTGTCAAGCGCTATCCGGGACGCCGCCTTCATTATCATTTCGGTCGGCACGCCGTCGCGCGACGACGGCTCAGCCGATCTCTCGGCGCTGGAGCTCGTGATCGACCAGCTGAGCCGAGTGGCGACGCGCCGGTCGACGGTGATCGTGCTGCGCTCGACCGTGCCGCCGGGGACCTCCGACCGCATGGCCGAGCGCCTTCCGGACGGTCTCGAGCTATTATACTGCCCTGAGTTCTTACGCGAGGGAAGCGCCGTCTACGACTTCTTGAATCCCGACCGCACGATCGTCGGCGCGGAGTCCGACACGGCGGCCGCCGCGTACGCCGAGCTGCTGAAAGATGTCGACGCGCCGGTGATGGTGGCGACGCGGCGCGACGCCGAGCTCGTCAAGGGCGCCTCGAACGCCTTCCTGGCCCTGAAGATCAGCTTTGCAAACGAGATTGCAAACCTGTGTGGACAGATGGACGCGGATGCACGCGCTGTGCTGCGGGGCATCGGATACGATCGGCGAATCGGCGAGGCGTACTTGACGCCGGGAATCGGATTCGGAGGACCCTGTTTCGAGAAGGACGTTCTAAGCCTCGAACACGTTGCGCGGCACAACGGATCTCCCTCGCACCTCCTGCGGGCGACGCTGCGCGTCAACGAGCTTCAGCCGCGTAAGATCGTCGATATGCTCGAAGAGGAGCTTGGAGCTCTACGCGGGCTGCACATCGGAGTGTGGGGGCTGGCGTTTAAGGCCGGCACCGACGATCTGCGGAGCTCGCTCGCGCTGCGGATTCTCGCCGATCTCGACGTACGCGGCGCAACGGCGATCGCCTACGACCCAGCCATCGAGCGCGCAGAGCTGCCGGGCGGCGCCGTGCTCGCGGGCTCGGCGGCGGATGCCGCATGCGCCGACGCGCTGCTTGTCTTGACGGAATGGCCGGAATTCTGCGACGTGGCGCCGAGCGTACTGGCGGCAAGCCTGCGCCGGCGCGTGGTCGTTGACGGCCGCAACCTGCTCGACGGCGAGGAGCTCGCGCGCTGCGGCATCCGGTATCGGGGCGTCGGCCTTGCGGCATCACCTGATGCTGTGGAATGGGAGGCGGCGGCGGGCGGACGCCGATGA